Proteins co-encoded in one Spirosoma endbachense genomic window:
- a CDS encoding TonB-dependent receptor has protein sequence MKQRILFGLLMLAAVSTFGQTSRLIRVEDSVTHEPIIGATIRTTSSIKPIIGAVTDGHGVASMPSTPASVTALTVSAVGYETETFPLTAGADTLVFQLHSQDESLDEVTVTSTRTNSRIEDLPIKVEVLGQEDMDEESAVVPGNVSSILGDISIIHVQRTSAVNGNQAIRMQGLDPKYTQILRDGLPLYEGFSGNLGVLQIPPLDLKQIEVVKGSVSTLYGGGAIGGMINIVSRSPTSETPEFTALLNRSNLKETNLNAYYSQRYGKTGLTLFTGYTYQKAVDVTGDGFTDSPGIKQFNFHPKFFWNPTDHTKLDIGYAFTTENRTGGYLPALEGAEPNSYKNVTDLQRHTVDFNASHNTSETNAITVKGAVSTFHRQNTDYQKLSDGRQSSVYLEANDLARFGKHQLIVGANLTVEAFRKNPDSTRLVDYTYNTVGGFVQDDWQVGEKVAIQAGLRLDHHNIFGSFLLPRLSVKLKPSDPWTVRLSVGTGYKTPNLFVNQTPGALNVSLIFPRLLPIDVATVKAERSVGTNIDIAYSKSFESGFSVQVDQALYYTYVNSPVVSAFASLSSNLGAYTQLINAPYNLYSLGTDTYVRLEYKAYELYFGYNHTLARRDGPTDNTYLPLAPQDKFSTTIAWENDHFRFGIESSYVGSQYLYNNQKVANYWFFAAAAEYHYNEHWRLVLNGENIFNVKQANYETIVLGANPTVQPTFRPIWAPLEGRIVNLALKFTL, from the coding sequence ATGAAACAACGTATTCTTTTTGGCCTGCTCATGTTGGCCGCCGTATCGACCTTCGGCCAAACGAGCCGCCTGATTCGGGTGGAAGATAGTGTCACCCACGAACCCATTATTGGGGCAACCATCCGCACGACTTCTTCGATAAAACCGATCATTGGTGCCGTAACGGATGGGCATGGGGTGGCTTCAATGCCCAGCACACCCGCCAGCGTCACGGCGCTCACGGTCAGTGCCGTTGGCTACGAAACCGAAACGTTTCCGCTGACAGCGGGTGCAGATACACTGGTATTTCAACTGCACAGTCAGGATGAATCGCTCGACGAAGTGACCGTGACCTCGACACGAACCAACTCCCGCATCGAAGACTTACCCATTAAAGTTGAAGTGCTGGGTCAGGAAGATATGGACGAAGAAAGTGCGGTTGTGCCGGGCAACGTCAGTAGTATTCTGGGCGATATTTCCATCATTCACGTCCAGCGCACCTCAGCCGTCAACGGCAACCAGGCCATTCGGATGCAGGGACTTGATCCCAAATACACCCAGATTTTGCGCGACGGCTTACCCCTTTATGAAGGCTTTTCGGGTAACCTGGGTGTATTGCAGATTCCACCCCTGGATTTAAAACAGATTGAAGTAGTAAAAGGCTCGGTATCAACCCTCTACGGGGGAGGAGCTATTGGAGGTATGATCAACATTGTTTCCAGATCGCCGACCTCCGAAACACCTGAATTTACGGCGTTGCTCAACCGCTCGAATCTGAAAGAAACCAACCTGAATGCCTACTATTCGCAGCGTTATGGCAAAACGGGTTTGACGCTCTTTACGGGCTATACCTACCAAAAAGCGGTAGATGTGACGGGCGACGGCTTTACGGATAGTCCCGGCATCAAGCAGTTTAATTTTCACCCCAAGTTTTTCTGGAATCCAACGGATCATACCAAACTGGATATTGGTTATGCATTTACCACCGAAAACCGTACCGGAGGGTATTTGCCCGCTCTGGAAGGGGCAGAACCGAACTCCTATAAAAACGTCACCGACCTGCAGCGCCATACTGTCGATTTCAACGCCAGTCACAATACATCGGAAACCAACGCCATAACGGTGAAAGGCGCTGTCAGCACCTTCCACCGGCAGAACACGGATTATCAGAAGCTGTCCGACGGTCGGCAGTCGTCGGTGTATCTGGAAGCCAACGATCTAGCCCGCTTTGGTAAACACCAGCTTATTGTGGGCGCCAACCTGACAGTGGAAGCGTTCCGCAAGAATCCGGATAGCACCCGCCTTGTAGATTACACCTACAACACGGTTGGGGGCTTTGTGCAGGATGACTGGCAGGTGGGCGAAAAAGTAGCGATTCAAGCGGGTTTACGGTTAGATCACCACAATATATTCGGGAGTTTTCTATTGCCGCGCCTGTCGGTAAAACTCAAACCATCCGACCCCTGGACGGTACGGCTGAGTGTGGGAACGGGTTATAAAACGCCAAACCTGTTTGTCAACCAAACGCCCGGCGCGCTGAATGTTAGTTTAATTTTCCCGCGCTTGCTGCCGATCGATGTGGCTACTGTAAAGGCTGAACGGTCGGTGGGTACCAACATCGACATTGCGTATTCGAAAAGCTTCGAGAGTGGTTTTTCGGTGCAGGTCGATCAGGCGCTTTATTATACTTACGTCAATTCGCCGGTGGTGTCGGCTTTTGCCAGTTTGTCGAGCAACCTGGGGGCATACACCCAGCTGATCAACGCGCCTTATAACCTGTACAGTCTTGGGACGGACACCTACGTCCGACTCGAATACAAAGCCTACGAATTATATTTTGGCTACAACCACACGCTCGCGCGACGGGATGGGCCGACCGATAATACGTACCTGCCGCTGGCACCCCAGGACAAATTTTCCACGACGATTGCCTGGGAAAATGATCACTTCCGGTTTGGCATTGAGAGTAGCTATGTGGGAAGTCAGTATCTCTACAACAATCAGAAAGTGGCGAATTATTGGTTCTTTGCCGCAGCGGCCGAATACCATTATAACGAGCACTGGCGGCTGGTGCTCAACGGCGAAAATATCTTCAATGTAAAACAGGCCAATTACGAAACCATTGTGCTTGGGGCCAATCCGACCGTACAGCCCACGTTTCGGCCGATCTGGGCACCGCTGGAAGGGCGGATTGTTAATCTGGCCCTGAAGTTTACATTATAG
- a CDS encoding MFS transporter, with protein sequence MENQIGLLGDVKPLKMRWVMVSLAFLATVLNYVHRLSFNYLSADGDLRKLIPDDAFGYIGTAFFVAYMLSNAFSGFVIDKLGTRVGYALCMAFWTSAGLVHAFAVTPLQFGICRFFLGIGEAGNWPAAIKLTSEWFPPNERSTASGIFNSGSALGAVIVPPMVAYLGVEYGWQATFVILAVFGYLWLAIFWFTYYTPEQSAKEAKARIIPPLKLLKTRFVIMFTLSKTFMDPVWYFVTFWIGRYLVDVHHWDLKQIGWYATIPFIIADVGNLVGGYFTQYIIKRGVPIPKARKIAVAIAGSIMGVSLLLGPLVITTPLSALLIFGMAGFGYTAYTANSLAFPADVVPKSAAASVWGLACVGTGLGGALFQSLSGLILKSYSGTLGYAAAYNILFIGFGVVALIGLLIMMLFMGPLVKNKELHQYVEADVSVLQA encoded by the coding sequence ATGGAAAATCAGATTGGTTTACTGGGTGACGTTAAACCGCTGAAAATGCGTTGGGTCATGGTGAGCCTGGCATTTCTGGCCACAGTGCTCAACTACGTTCACCGACTTTCATTCAACTATCTGAGTGCGGATGGTGATCTGCGGAAGCTTATTCCCGACGATGCGTTCGGCTACATTGGCACCGCATTTTTTGTGGCTTACATGCTGTCCAACGCCTTTTCAGGCTTTGTGATCGATAAACTTGGCACGCGCGTCGGGTATGCGTTGTGTATGGCTTTCTGGACGAGTGCCGGGTTGGTTCATGCTTTTGCCGTTACGCCCCTACAGTTCGGTATCTGTCGATTTTTTCTGGGCATTGGCGAAGCTGGAAACTGGCCAGCCGCTATCAAACTGACCAGCGAGTGGTTCCCGCCGAACGAGCGGTCCACGGCGTCGGGAATTTTCAACAGCGGTTCAGCTTTGGGTGCTGTGATTGTGCCGCCGATGGTCGCTTATCTGGGCGTTGAATACGGCTGGCAAGCTACGTTCGTCATTCTGGCGGTTTTTGGATACCTATGGCTGGCTATTTTCTGGTTTACATACTACACACCCGAACAATCGGCGAAAGAGGCTAAAGCTCGAATTATTCCACCCCTGAAACTACTCAAAACCCGGTTTGTGATCATGTTCACACTCTCCAAAACCTTCATGGACCCGGTTTGGTATTTCGTTACATTCTGGATCGGGCGTTACCTGGTCGACGTTCATCACTGGGATTTGAAACAGATTGGCTGGTATGCTACGATTCCCTTCATCATCGCCGATGTAGGCAATCTGGTCGGCGGGTATTTCACCCAGTACATTATCAAACGGGGCGTTCCGATTCCCAAAGCGCGGAAAATCGCGGTTGCCATCGCCGGGTCGATTATGGGAGTATCCTTGTTGCTGGGACCGCTTGTCATCACTACTCCCTTATCGGCGTTGTTGATTTTCGGGATGGCCGGATTTGGCTATACGGCATACACGGCTAATTCGCTGGCGTTTCCGGCCGATGTAGTGCCGAAAAGCGCGGCTGCCTCCGTTTGGGGATTGGCCTGCGTTGGCACGGGGCTTGGCGGGGCTTTGTTTCAGTCGCTGTCGGGGCTGATTCTGAAATCCTATTCAGGTACATTAGGCTATGCGGCTGCCTACAACATACTGTTTATTGGTTTTGGGGTAGTAGCGCTGATTGGTTTATTGATTATGATGTTGTTCATGGGGCCGCTGGTTAAAAACAAAGAACTCCATCAGTACGTCGAAGCGGATGTTTCCGTTTTACAGGCTTAA
- a CDS encoding sensor histidine kinase translates to MSLFGQTARYLLLSAFLIALVGSVGFYTLIHRKIRHEVDEILVSQVDQAQKHLQHHPLAGLTDGDDNPHIEPVSQMIRSEFKDLRIQDSLNTKSLILVRQFQTTIVANGQHYLVRVQLPYHEFNELARDLSIWIIIGFLVLMALSVLLGLGLSSRLWRPFYVTIDQLSQFRLDQPASLSFPQAHVREFDLLSRSLGELTRKVRQQFSLQKQFTENASHELQTPLAVASAELDFLLQSKHLTEDDHTHLQRATDALSRLSQLNRSLLLLTQVENDQFASDELVNLSALVHQSMLDFEPFFAHKQLVVTVAIQPEVQLRVNRQLVGVLLTNLLKNTARHCPVGGRVALSLTNAQLTICNTGEPLPFAESQLFNRFVKDPARPDSIGLGLALVRQICERYGLPLTYAYDQASKTHSFQIGLMSAKADNFKFAS, encoded by the coding sequence ATGAGTCTTTTCGGTCAAACGGCCCGTTACTTGTTGCTGTCGGCATTTCTCATTGCCCTGGTGGGGTCTGTTGGGTTTTATACGCTCATTCACCGAAAAATCCGGCATGAAGTAGATGAAATTCTGGTCAGTCAGGTTGACCAGGCCCAAAAGCACCTTCAGCACCATCCGCTTGCCGGACTTACCGATGGAGACGATAATCCGCATATCGAACCCGTCAGCCAAATGATACGGTCGGAATTTAAGGATCTGAGAATTCAGGATTCATTAAATACGAAGTCGCTTATACTAGTGCGCCAGTTCCAGACAACGATAGTTGCTAACGGTCAGCACTATTTAGTGCGGGTGCAGCTACCCTATCATGAATTCAACGAGTTGGCTCGTGATTTGTCGATCTGGATTATTATTGGCTTTTTAGTGCTTATGGCCTTGTCTGTTCTGCTAGGGCTTGGCCTGTCAAGCCGACTGTGGCGGCCCTTCTATGTCACAATTGATCAGCTTAGCCAGTTTAGGCTAGATCAACCTGCCAGCCTTTCTTTTCCTCAGGCCCATGTACGGGAGTTTGATTTACTGAGTCGGTCGCTAGGCGAATTAACCCGAAAAGTTCGTCAGCAATTTTCACTCCAGAAGCAGTTTACCGAAAATGCGTCACATGAACTGCAAACTCCCTTAGCCGTCGCATCGGCTGAACTGGATTTTTTGCTTCAGTCGAAACACCTGACCGAAGACGACCATACCCATCTCCAACGGGCGACCGATGCCCTGAGTCGGCTGAGCCAGTTAAATCGCTCACTGTTGTTACTGACGCAGGTTGAAAATGACCAGTTTGCCTCCGATGAACTCGTCAATCTGAGTGCCTTGGTTCATCAGTCTATGCTTGATTTTGAGCCATTTTTTGCTCATAAACAACTGGTCGTTACCGTAGCCATCCAGCCGGAGGTACAACTCCGGGTAAACCGCCAGTTGGTGGGGGTACTCCTGACTAATCTCTTGAAAAATACGGCCCGACATTGTCCGGTTGGCGGTCGCGTGGCGCTTTCACTGACAAATGCTCAACTGACGATTTGCAACACGGGTGAGCCGCTTCCGTTTGCCGAAAGCCAGTTATTCAATCGGTTTGTCAAGGACCCGGCTCGCCCTGATTCCATCGGTTTAGGACTGGCCTTAGTCAGGCAGATCTGCGAGCGGTACGGGTTGCCACTAACCTATGCCTACGATCAGGCAAGCAAAACGCATTCATTTCAGATTGGACTCATGAGCGCCAAAGCAGACAACTTCAAATTTGCTTCATAA
- the araD1 gene encoding AraD1 family protein: METTRLVQLSDASQQRRVALVQEPLLRFLQNTTSIYTLALDAIQNKQPLTDLIQSRLSDETIDYQPVYDGQSTWKLLPAFDHPEGPFGCIVSGTGLTHKNSALNRQMMHESAVEKPTDSMQIYQWGVEGGSPEPGTIGVQPEWFYKGNGAFLRAHGQPLEVPEYGNDGGEEPEVAGAYLVDEAGTPWRIGFCTGNEFSDHIMEKKNYLYLAPSKLRQCAIGPELVVTDDFSEWTGTVSVDRNGTSLWSSPIRTGEKNMAHSLQNLEYHHFKYEAHRLPLQAHVHFFGADAFSFGQGIALQDGDLMRVEWSGLGRALQNPLRLTNATEQLLTVQAL; the protein is encoded by the coding sequence ATGGAAACGACACGATTAGTGCAACTGTCGGATGCTTCTCAGCAACGGCGGGTTGCTTTGGTGCAGGAACCGTTGCTGCGATTTCTGCAAAATACTACGTCAATTTATACGCTTGCGCTTGACGCAATTCAGAATAAACAGCCTCTCACTGATCTCATTCAAAGTCGATTGTCAGATGAGACGATTGATTATCAGCCCGTGTACGACGGCCAAAGTACCTGGAAACTATTGCCTGCTTTCGATCATCCCGAAGGGCCGTTCGGGTGTATAGTGTCAGGAACGGGTTTAACCCACAAAAACAGTGCATTAAACCGACAGATGATGCACGAGTCGGCCGTTGAAAAGCCAACCGATAGCATGCAGATATACCAGTGGGGCGTTGAAGGCGGCTCACCGGAACCGGGAACAATCGGTGTGCAGCCGGAGTGGTTTTACAAAGGGAATGGTGCGTTTCTGCGGGCGCACGGTCAACCACTGGAAGTGCCTGAATACGGAAACGATGGGGGAGAGGAGCCTGAAGTGGCGGGGGCATACCTGGTAGATGAAGCCGGTACGCCCTGGCGAATTGGTTTTTGTACGGGGAATGAGTTTTCCGACCATATCATGGAGAAAAAGAACTACCTGTATCTGGCGCCTTCCAAGTTACGCCAGTGCGCTATTGGCCCTGAACTGGTCGTTACCGATGACTTCAGTGAATGGACGGGTACGGTGAGCGTCGACAGGAACGGAACGTCTCTTTGGTCGTCTCCCATCCGAACGGGCGAGAAAAACATGGCCCACAGCCTGCAAAATCTGGAATACCACCATTTTAAATACGAAGCTCACCGATTGCCGCTTCAGGCACACGTGCACTTTTTTGGGGCGGATGCCTTCAGTTTCGGCCAGGGAATTGCGTTGCAGGACGGCGATTTGATGCGCGTTGAGTGGAGTGGCTTAGGCCGTGCACTGCAAAATCCACTCAGACTCACAAACGCGACCGAGCAGTTATTGACTGTCCAGGCTTTATGA
- a CDS encoding response regulator transcription factor: MKILLVEDEPDLLQAVCRYLEGEGYAVTTADTYPEAAQKANDYDYDCVVVDLMLPGGHGFDLVRALKHRQSAAGIIVVTAKDTLADKLTGLEIGADDYLTKPFHLPELNARIRSVLRRRLFGGHEQLKAGELTLWLNQQRVQVRDTDTKLTSKEYELLLFLVTNADRLLAKSAIAEHVWGDAMDAADSHEFLYTHVKNLRRKLIAAGCPDYIQTRYGAGYIFSARTP, translated from the coding sequence ATGAAGATACTGTTAGTAGAAGACGAACCTGATTTACTGCAGGCGGTGTGTCGCTATCTGGAAGGGGAGGGCTATGCGGTTACTACGGCCGATACGTATCCGGAGGCCGCCCAGAAAGCGAATGATTACGACTATGATTGTGTCGTGGTGGATTTGATGTTGCCCGGTGGACACGGGTTCGATCTGGTTCGGGCTTTAAAACATCGCCAGTCAGCCGCCGGGATTATTGTAGTTACTGCGAAGGATACACTGGCCGATAAACTTACTGGACTTGAGATCGGAGCGGACGATTATTTGACCAAACCCTTTCATCTCCCGGAGCTAAACGCTCGAATCCGATCAGTACTCCGTCGGCGCTTGTTTGGCGGCCATGAGCAGTTGAAGGCCGGGGAACTGACCCTCTGGCTAAATCAGCAACGTGTACAGGTTCGGGATACGGATACCAAGCTGACCAGTAAAGAGTATGAATTACTCCTGTTTCTGGTCACCAATGCTGACCGGCTCTTAGCCAAATCGGCCATTGCCGAGCATGTCTGGGGTGATGCGATGGATGCCGCTGACTCACACGAGTTTCTCTATACGCACGTCAAAAATCTTCGCCGGAAGCTCATTGCTGCGGGCTGCCCTGATTATATTCAGACCCGTTACGGAGCGGGTTACATCTTTTCTGCTCGTACGCCATGA
- a CDS encoding helix-turn-helix domain-containing protein: protein MISIDNNTSKLNLGDRIKILRINQNRTLQEIADASDLSKSMISKIENNKTVPSVAALVKIANTLGTTISNLLEHDGWLNAIVTPRQKAEESLTQTDKGYSIYPYASEYHEKKMQPFLFVGKKGEVKPHELSHEGEEFIYVIRGQMKMQVGEVEYQLKEGDSLYFNSSLKHGIQPTSDEVAYLDIFV from the coding sequence ATGATTTCAATCGACAATAATACCAGCAAGTTGAACCTGGGAGATCGGATTAAAATCCTGCGGATTAACCAGAACCGGACACTTCAGGAAATCGCGGATGCCAGCGATTTGTCTAAAAGTATGATCTCGAAAATTGAGAACAATAAAACGGTTCCGTCGGTGGCGGCTCTGGTTAAAATCGCAAATACACTGGGTACAACAATCTCCAATTTACTTGAACATGACGGCTGGCTGAATGCTATTGTGACGCCCCGCCAAAAAGCGGAAGAAAGCCTGACGCAGACGGATAAAGGGTACTCGATTTATCCTTATGCGTCGGAATACCACGAGAAGAAAATGCAGCCTTTTCTATTCGTGGGTAAAAAAGGGGAAGTTAAACCGCATGAGCTGTCCCACGAGGGCGAAGAGTTTATCTACGTCATTCGGGGCCAGATGAAAATGCAGGTTGGTGAGGTTGAATATCAACTCAAAGAAGGCGACAGCCTTTATTTTAACTCCTCCCTGAAGCACGGCATTCAGCCGACTTCTGATGAGGTAGCCTATTTAGACATCTTTGTTTAA
- a CDS encoding SDR family NAD(P)-dependent oxidoreductase encodes MEQISVEHSILDLFKLHGQTALVIGGNRGLGLAMAQGLAEAGANIVIAARDEATNLQSEEAIKSTYGVDCISTICDVTAEKSVRSAVNQTVDQFGKVDILINSAGINIRGAIEDLSLDDFTKVQQVNVTGTWLACREVIPVMKQHGYGRIINIGSMLALTAIPDRTPYATSKGAILQLTRSLAMEVAKEGITVNAILPGPFATDLNLPLLNDPEKYQAFIAKIPMGRWGELHEISGIALYLASRASSYVTGSCFSVDGGWVTQ; translated from the coding sequence ATGGAACAAATTTCGGTGGAACATAGCATTTTAGACCTGTTCAAGCTGCACGGTCAAACGGCGCTGGTGATAGGCGGGAACCGGGGACTTGGTTTGGCGATGGCTCAGGGATTAGCGGAGGCAGGGGCTAATATTGTGATTGCTGCCCGCGATGAAGCCACGAATCTGCAATCCGAAGAAGCGATCAAATCGACCTATGGAGTTGATTGTATCAGCACCATTTGTGATGTAACGGCCGAAAAAAGCGTCAGATCGGCTGTTAATCAGACGGTAGATCAGTTCGGGAAAGTCGATATTCTGATCAATTCCGCCGGGATCAACATTCGGGGTGCCATTGAAGATTTATCCCTCGATGACTTTACGAAGGTACAGCAGGTCAACGTAACGGGTACCTGGCTGGCCTGCCGCGAAGTGATTCCAGTCATGAAGCAGCATGGATACGGTCGGATCATCAACATCGGCTCGATGCTGGCGTTGACGGCTATCCCAGACCGTACGCCCTATGCCACCAGTAAAGGTGCCATTCTGCAACTGACCCGCTCGCTGGCCATGGAAGTGGCTAAAGAAGGCATTACGGTCAATGCCATTTTGCCGGGCCCTTTCGCTACAGATTTGAACTTGCCCTTGCTTAATGACCCGGAGAAATATCAGGCATTCATCGCCAAAATTCCAATGGGCCGCTGGGGCGAACTTCACGAGATAAGCGGTATTGCGCTGTATCTGGCCAGTCGGGCGTCCAGCTATGTAACGGGCTCCTGCTTTTCGGTGGATGGCGGCTGGGTAACTCAGTAA
- a CDS encoding enolase C-terminal domain-like protein, protein MKIRAVRTKLYQWNGPVKTGDTIFATPLSPLHFQQDSQAAFRFFSWLVVEIETDEGHIGIGNAGLCPDVTKKIIDSKLASLLIGENPLNTEYLFEKMYRSTVAYGRKGAVIAAISALDIALWDIKGLAFNQPVFMLLGGRTKPQIETYYSRLYTRDLDSLQAEAAHYKAEGFTGMKLRCGYPLTDGLAGLKKNVEMVRVVRETVGDDVDIMLEAYMGFNFPYAKQLLKALEPYNLRWVEELMLPDEIQNFAKLKQYTDIPLSGGEHEYTRYGFHDLLQTGALDIFQFDTNRVGGFTEAQKICNMALVHGVEVIPHGGQMHNLHVVMSSFACPMAEYFPQTEIEVGNEMFWYIFDGEAIAENGKLQLDDTKPGMGLTLKTEGLEHFTIID, encoded by the coding sequence ATGAAAATTCGTGCCGTCAGGACTAAACTCTACCAATGGAACGGGCCGGTAAAAACCGGTGATACCATCTTTGCGACGCCCCTCAGCCCGCTTCACTTTCAACAGGATTCTCAGGCCGCTTTCCGGTTTTTTAGCTGGCTGGTTGTCGAAATCGAAACCGATGAGGGGCATATCGGTATTGGCAACGCGGGTCTTTGTCCCGACGTAACCAAGAAGATCATCGACAGCAAACTGGCCTCGCTCCTGATCGGCGAAAATCCGCTTAACACCGAATATCTCTTTGAAAAAATGTACCGCTCGACCGTTGCCTACGGTCGGAAAGGTGCCGTCATTGCCGCGATCAGTGCGCTGGACATTGCCTTGTGGGACATTAAAGGGCTGGCCTTCAATCAACCTGTGTTTATGCTGCTGGGCGGACGGACCAAACCGCAGATCGAAACGTATTACAGCCGGTTGTACACCCGCGATCTGGACAGTTTACAGGCCGAAGCCGCTCACTACAAAGCCGAAGGATTTACGGGAATGAAACTCCGTTGTGGTTATCCGCTGACGGATGGACTGGCCGGGCTGAAGAAAAACGTAGAGATGGTCCGTGTTGTGCGGGAGACCGTCGGCGACGATGTAGACATCATGCTCGAAGCCTATATGGGTTTCAATTTTCCCTACGCCAAACAACTCCTCAAAGCGCTGGAGCCCTACAATCTGCGCTGGGTCGAAGAACTAATGCTGCCCGACGAGATCCAAAATTTCGCCAAGCTAAAACAGTACACCGATATCCCGCTGTCGGGCGGGGAGCATGAATACACACGCTACGGTTTCCATGATCTGTTGCAGACCGGTGCGCTCGATATTTTCCAGTTTGATACCAACCGGGTTGGTGGCTTCACCGAAGCACAGAAAATCTGCAATATGGCACTGGTACATGGTGTCGAGGTGATTCCACACGGTGGACAGATGCACAATTTGCACGTCGTCATGAGTTCATTCGCCTGCCCCATGGCCGAATATTTCCCCCAGACCGAAATTGAAGTCGGCAACGAAATGTTCTGGTATATTTTTGATGGTGAAGCTATTGCCGAAAACGGCAAACTCCAGCTCGACGATACTAAACCCGGCATGGGTCTGACCTTAAAAACCGAAGGACTCGAACACTTTACCATCATCGACTAA